GTCTGGCGGCTGCCCGCCCTGTCCGCCTGGGCCGAAGCCCCAGGCCGCGACCAGCGGCCCGATCGTGGGATCCACCGCGCCGCCGGTGTCGGCGGCGATGGCCAGCGCCTCGCGCAGCACGTCGAAGAACGGCTGCGGCAGCGCCTGCCAGGTCCCGGCCGGCGCACGGTTGTAACGGCTGATGTCGGAGCCGTGCTCCCAGGTGCTCATCTGCGCCACGACGCGGTCCAGGCAGGCATGGATGCCGTCATGCAGCGCGTGCACGTCGGTGCCCGCCGCGGCCACCACCGAGGCCTGCCAGAGCGTGCCCATGGTCGCGCCCCCCAGCACGTGCACCGCGCCGGCGGGGGCCGCGCATGCGGCGCCGTCGCCGGCCATTACTGCGGCAGCACTTCCAGCGTGGCGACGTAGCGCAGGCGCCGTGCCGTGGCCTGCGGCAGGGTGGCCTTGTCGTCCTCGACGCCGGTCTCGAGCCAGTAGATGCCGGCCTCGGGCCAGGTCACGCGCAATACGCCTTCGGCATCGGTGGTCGCGGCGATGTCGTCCTGCGCGTTGCGGTAGCGCGTGCCGCCACGCACGATCTCGAACGCCAGGCCGGCGGCGGGCTTTCCGTCCACCAGCACGCGGAAGCTGGCTTCCTCGCCGGCGAAGAGGTCGTTGGGATGGGTCACCGGTTCCAGCTCGATGCCTTCGCCGGTGGCCGCGAGCGCGGTGCTGTTGGGCGCGCCGTTGGTGACGAAGGTCTCGACGCGGCTGGCGGTCTGGGTGACCTCCAGGTTCGCGGCGTCGGCCGGCACCTTGGTGGCCAGGTCCTCGGCGGTGGCGTTGCGCAGGAAGCCGCCGCGCGTTGCCGGCGGCGCGCCCGGGCCGGTGGCCGGAGTGCCCGCGGCCTCGGCCCTGGCCTTCGCGGCGAGGCTTTCAGGCGTGTCCCAGCGCGCCGACATGCCGGCGCTGGCGTTGGCGATGCGGTAGGTGCCCGGCTGCGCCAGCTGCACGTCGAAGGTGCTGCGGTACTTGCCGGTCGCCCCGTTGGCCAGCTCGACCTGGCTGCCGTCGGGCGCGGTGACGCGGAT
The sequence above is a segment of the Luteimonas sp. MC1750 genome. Coding sequences within it:
- a CDS encoding DUF4198 domain-containing protein — encoded protein: MKKTLALALALAAALPMAASAHKQWIIPSQAVVNGSDVWVTFDAAVSNQLFFPDHVPMRLDGIRVTAPDGSQVELANGATGKYRSTFDVQLAQPGTYRIANASAGMSARWDTPESLAAKARAEAAGTPATGPGAPPATRGGFLRNATAEDLATKVPADAANLEVTQTASRVETFVTNGAPNSTALAATGEGIELEPVTHPNDLFAGEEASFRVLVDGKPAAGLAFEIVRGGTRYRNAQDDIAATTDAEGVLRVTWPEAGIYWLETGVEDDKATLPQATARRLRYVATLEVLPQ